A single window of Aythya fuligula isolate bAytFul2 chromosome Z, bAytFul2.pri, whole genome shotgun sequence DNA harbors:
- the NARS1 gene encoding asparagine--tRNA ligase, cytoplasmic — translation MAGEVLGRTAALALEELYVSEREGSDSTGDGTQKKPFKTVLKALMTAGKEPFPTIYVDSQKENERWAIISKSQMKNVKKLWHREQMKNEAKEKKEAEDLLRREKNLEEAKKVVIKNDPSLPEPKCVKICALEAYRGKRVKIFGWIHRLRRQGKNLMFIVLRDGTGFLQCVLSDDLCQCYNGLILSTESSVAVYGVLNLVPEGKQAPGGHELNCDYWELIGLAPAGGADNLLNEDSEVDVQLNNRHMMIRGENMSKIFKVRSMVVQAFRDHFFANGYYEVTPPTLVQTQVEGGSTLFKLDYFGEEAYLTQSSQLYLETCIPALGDVFCVAQSYRAEQSRTRRHLAEYTHIEAECPFITFEDLLDRLENLVCDVVDRVLASPASSLLFELNPGFKPPKRPFRRMNYAEAIEWLKEHDVKKEDGTYYEFGEDIPEAPERLMTDSINEPILLCRFPAEIKSFYMQRCHDDSRLTESVDVLMPNVGEIVGGSMRIWDSEELLEGYKREGIDPTPYYWYTDQRKYGTCPHGGYGLGLERFLTWILNRHHIRDVCLYPRFVQRCKP, via the exons ATGGCgggggaggtgctgggcaggacGGCGGCGCTGGCGCTGG AGGAGCTGTATGTGTCCGAACGAGAGGGCAGTGATTCCACCGGCGATGGGACACAGAAGAAACCGTTCAAAACTGTCCTAAAG GCTTTGATGACAGCAGGAAAGGAACCATTTCCTACTATTTACGTGGattcacaaaaggaaaatgag AGATGGGCCATTATTTCAAAGtcacagatgaaaaatgtcaaaaaactGTGGCACAGGGAACAAATGAAGAATGAGgctaaggagaagaaagag GCAGAAGATCTcttgagaagagagaagaacCTGGAGGAAGCTAAGAAAGTTGTTATCAAGAATGATCCCAGTCTTCCAGAGCCAAAATGT GTAAAGATCTGTGCTCTGGAGGCTTATAGAGGCAAGAGAGTAAAGATTTTTGGCTGGATTCACAGGTTACGTAGGCAAG GAAAAAATCTCATGTTCATTGTTTTGAGAGATGGCACAGGTTTTCTTCAGTGTGTCCTTTCAGATGATCTG tgtCAGTGTTACAACGGGCTAATTCTCTCCACAGAGAGCAGTGTTGCAGTGTATGGTGTGCTGAACCTTGTTCCTGAAGGCAAGCAG GCTCCAGGAGGCCACGAGCTGAACTGCGATTACTGGGAGCTTATAGGTCTGGCCCCAGCAGGAGGGGCTGACAATCTCCTCAATGAGGATTCGGAGGTTGACGTGCAGCTTAACAACAGGCACATGATGATTCGAGGCGAGAATATGTCCAAAATCTTCAAGGTGCGCTCCATGGTAGTACAGGCCTTCAGGGATCACTTCTTTGCCAATGGATATTATGAA GTCACACCGCCAACTTTAGTCCAGACGCAGGTGGAGGGAGGTTCAACCTTATTCAAGCTGGATTATTTTGGAGAAGAGGCATACCTAACACAATCGTCCCAGCTCTACCTGGAGACCTGCATTCCAGCATTAGgagatgttttctgtgttgctcAGTCATACAGAGCTGAGCAATCCAGGACACGCAGACACTTGGCAGA GTACACTCATATTGAAGCTGAATGTCCCTTTATAACTTTTGAGGATTTGTTGGACCGTCTGGAGAACTTGGTGTGTGATGTAGTTGACAGAGTCTTGGCATCACCTGCATCAAGCTTACTGTTTGAGCTCAACCCG GGCTTCAAGCCTCCCAAACGTCCTTTCCGAAGAATGAACTACGCTGAAGCAATTGAGTGGTTAAAGGAACATGACGTGAAGAAGGAAGATGGTACTTATTATGAGTTTGGGGAA GATATTCCTGAAGCTCCTGAGAGACTGATGACAGACTCCATTAATGAGCCAATCTTGCTGTGCCGATTTCCTGCAGAGATAAAGTCTTTCTATATGCAGCGCTGTCATGACGATTCCCGTCTTACTGAATCT GTTGATGTGTTGATGCCTAATGTCGGTGAAATTGTTGGAGGCTCCATGCGTATTTGGGACAGTGAGGAGCTACTGGAAGGCTATAAGAGAGAGGGCATTGACCCCACGCCGTATTACTGGTACACCGATCAG agaaaatatgGTACCTGTCCTCACGGTGGATATGGTTTGGGATTAGAGCGGTTCCTGACCTGGATTCTGAATAGGCATCATATCAGAGATGTCTGTCTCTATCCACGCTTTGTCCAGCGCTGCAAACCATAG
- the FECH gene encoding ferrochelatase, mitochondrial isoform X1, producing the protein MQAAANMAAAGRAARPLVKSSSSLRVPLRWQGQASAAVAAKSTKPQVQPAARKPKTGILMLNMGGPERLDDVHDFLLRLFLDRDLMTLPAQNKLAPFIAKRRTPRIQEQYSRIGGGSPIKKWTAVQGEGMVKLLDSMSPHTAPHKYYIGFRYVHPLTEEAIEEMEQDGIERAIAFTQYPQYSCSTTGSSLNAIYRYYNKKGEKPKMKWSIIDRWPTHPLLIQCFTDHIQKELDLFPPDKRKDVVILFSAHSLPMSVVNRGDPYPQEVGATVQRVMEKLNYSNPYRLVWQSKVGPMPWLGPQTDETIKGLCQRGKKNMLLVPIAFTSDHIETLYELDIEYAQVLANECGVENIRRAESLNGNPLFSKALADLVCSHIQSNEVCSKQLTLCCPLCVNPVCRETKAFFTNQQL; encoded by the exons ATGCAGGCGGCCGCCAACATGGCTGCGGCCGGCCGGGCCGCGCGGCCCC TtgtcaaaagcagcagctccctgcggGTCCCCCTGCGATGGCAAGGCCAGGCGTCCGCGGCCGTGGCGGCCAAGAGCACGAAGCCCCAGGTTCAGCCAGCAGCGCG GAAACCTAAAACAGGAATCTTGATGTTAAACATGGGAGGTCCGGAAAGGCTGGATGATGTGCATGATTTCTTACTTCGTCTCTTCCTGGACAGGGATCTAATGACGCTGCCAGCACAAAA TAAGTTAGCACCGTTCATCGCTAAGCGCCGCACGCCGAGGATCCAGGAGCAGTACAGCAGGATTGGAGGTGGGTCACCGATCAAGAAGTGGACAGCAGTGCAGGGAGAAGGCATGGTGAAGCTGCTGGATAGCATGTCTCCTCACACAG CACCTCACAAGTACTACATCGGGTTCCGGTACGTGCACCCTCTGACGGAAGAGGCGATCGAGGAGATGGAGCAGGACGGCATCGAACGGGCCATCGCCTTCACGCAGTACCCGCAGTACAGCTGCTCCACCACAG GAAGCAGTTTAAATGCTATTTATCGCTACTAcaataaaaagggggagaaGCCAAAGATGAAGTGGAGTATAATTGACCGGTGGCCCACACATCCCCTGCTCATCCAG TGCTTTACCGACCACATACAGAAGGAACTGGACCTGTTTCCACCTGACAAAAGGAAAGATGTTGTCATCCTTTTCTCAGCTCACTCGCTCCCCATGTCT GTAGTGAACCGTGGTGATCCATATCCACAAGAAGTGGGAGCTACTGTTCAGAGAGTCATGGAGAAGCTGAACTACTCCAACCCCTACCGGCTGGTCTGGCAGTCCAAG GTTGGGCCAATGCCTTGGCTTGGTCCGCAGACAGATGAGACCATTAAAGGCCTGTgtcaaagaggaaagaagaacaTGTTGTTGGTCCCAATAGCATTTACAAGCGACCACATTGAAACGCTTTATGAACTGGATATTGAGTATGCCCAGGTTTTAGCAAATGAA TGTGGAGTTGAAAACATCAGAAGAGCAGAATCGCTGAATGGAAATCCACTGTTCTCTAAG GCTCTGGCAGACTTGGTCTGCTCACACATCCAGTCGAACGAAGTCTGCTCGAAGCAGTTAACGCTCTGCTGTCCGCTCTGTGTAAATCCTGTCTGCAGGGAGACAAAAGCTTTCTTCACTAATCAGCAGCTGTGA
- the FECH gene encoding ferrochelatase, mitochondrial isoform X2: MLNMGGPERLDDVHDFLLRLFLDRDLMTLPAQNKLAPFIAKRRTPRIQEQYSRIGGGSPIKKWTAVQGEGMVKLLDSMSPHTAPHKYYIGFRYVHPLTEEAIEEMEQDGIERAIAFTQYPQYSCSTTGSSLNAIYRYYNKKGEKPKMKWSIIDRWPTHPLLIQCFTDHIQKELDLFPPDKRKDVVILFSAHSLPMSVVNRGDPYPQEVGATVQRVMEKLNYSNPYRLVWQSKVGPMPWLGPQTDETIKGLCQRGKKNMLLVPIAFTSDHIETLYELDIEYAQVLANECGVENIRRAESLNGNPLFSKALADLVCSHIQSNEVCSKQLTLCCPLCVNPVCRETKAFFTNQQL; encoded by the exons ATGTTAAACATGGGAGGTCCGGAAAGGCTGGATGATGTGCATGATTTCTTACTTCGTCTCTTCCTGGACAGGGATCTAATGACGCTGCCAGCACAAAA TAAGTTAGCACCGTTCATCGCTAAGCGCCGCACGCCGAGGATCCAGGAGCAGTACAGCAGGATTGGAGGTGGGTCACCGATCAAGAAGTGGACAGCAGTGCAGGGAGAAGGCATGGTGAAGCTGCTGGATAGCATGTCTCCTCACACAG CACCTCACAAGTACTACATCGGGTTCCGGTACGTGCACCCTCTGACGGAAGAGGCGATCGAGGAGATGGAGCAGGACGGCATCGAACGGGCCATCGCCTTCACGCAGTACCCGCAGTACAGCTGCTCCACCACAG GAAGCAGTTTAAATGCTATTTATCGCTACTAcaataaaaagggggagaaGCCAAAGATGAAGTGGAGTATAATTGACCGGTGGCCCACACATCCCCTGCTCATCCAG TGCTTTACCGACCACATACAGAAGGAACTGGACCTGTTTCCACCTGACAAAAGGAAAGATGTTGTCATCCTTTTCTCAGCTCACTCGCTCCCCATGTCT GTAGTGAACCGTGGTGATCCATATCCACAAGAAGTGGGAGCTACTGTTCAGAGAGTCATGGAGAAGCTGAACTACTCCAACCCCTACCGGCTGGTCTGGCAGTCCAAG GTTGGGCCAATGCCTTGGCTTGGTCCGCAGACAGATGAGACCATTAAAGGCCTGTgtcaaagaggaaagaagaacaTGTTGTTGGTCCCAATAGCATTTACAAGCGACCACATTGAAACGCTTTATGAACTGGATATTGAGTATGCCCAGGTTTTAGCAAATGAA TGTGGAGTTGAAAACATCAGAAGAGCAGAATCGCTGAATGGAAATCCACTGTTCTCTAAG GCTCTGGCAGACTTGGTCTGCTCACACATCCAGTCGAACGAAGTCTGCTCGAAGCAGTTAACGCTCTGCTGTCCGCTCTGTGTAAATCCTGTCTGCAGGGAGACAAAAGCTTTCTTCACTAATCAGCAGCTGTGA